A genomic stretch from Zeimonas sediminis includes:
- a CDS encoding SDR family oxidoreductase: MNGKRVLVTAGAQGIGLAIAETFVTAGATVHVCDVDAPALEAATKKLPGITASLTDVADEAQVEAMFADLRQRWGTLDVLVNNAGIAGPTAAVEDTSLADWNRTLAVNLTGMFLCTRAAVPMLKKAGGGSIVNLSSVAGRLGFPLRTPYSATKFGVIGLTETWAMELGPSKIRVNAILPGAVSGDRIERVISAKAGALGIDVQEMRERVVSKVSLRTMVSPYDIANQILFVCSPAGQVISGQSLSVCGNVEHLG; this comes from the coding sequence ATGAACGGAAAGCGCGTGCTGGTGACCGCCGGCGCGCAGGGCATCGGCCTGGCGATCGCCGAGACCTTCGTCACGGCCGGCGCCACGGTGCACGTGTGCGACGTGGACGCGCCGGCGCTCGAGGCCGCAACGAAGAAGCTGCCGGGCATCACCGCGTCGCTGACCGACGTGGCCGACGAGGCGCAGGTCGAGGCGATGTTCGCGGACCTGCGCCAGCGCTGGGGCACGCTCGACGTGCTGGTCAACAATGCCGGCATCGCGGGCCCCACCGCGGCGGTCGAGGACACCTCGCTGGCCGACTGGAACCGCACGCTGGCGGTGAACCTGACCGGCATGTTCCTGTGCACGCGCGCCGCGGTGCCGATGCTCAAGAAGGCCGGCGGCGGCTCGATCGTGAACCTGTCCTCGGTCGCGGGCCGGCTCGGCTTCCCGCTGCGCACGCCCTATTCCGCGACCAAGTTCGGCGTGATCGGCCTGACCGAGACCTGGGCGATGGAGCTCGGCCCGTCGAAGATCCGCGTCAACGCGATCCTGCCCGGCGCCGTGTCGGGCGACCGGATCGAGCGGGTCATCTCGGCCAAGGCGGGGGCGCTGGGCATCGACGTTCAGGAGATGCGCGAGCGGGTGGTGTCCAAGGTGTCGCTGCGGACCATGGTCAGCCCCTACGACATCGCCAACCAGATCCTTTTCGTCTGCTCGCCCGCCGGGCAGGTCATCAGCGGACAGAGCCTGTCTGTCTGCGGCAACGTGGAGCATCTCGGATGA
- the kynU gene encoding kynureninase translates to MTTTSPWALSGLPASRAECEALDAADPLAPLRARFALPPGTIYLDGNSLGPLPADTAARVNDAIERQWGRDLIRSWNSAGWVDLPVRLGARLAPLIGAQADEVAVADSTSVNLFKLLSAALRMRAGRRLILSERGNFPTDLYIAQGLIEQLGERPGGGRFRLELVERGELPQALAQARERHEAGKGELAVAMLTQVDYRTGSMLDMARVTAGIHAAGGLALWDLAHSAGAFPVRLNQAGADLAVGCGYKYLNGGPGAPAFLYVARRLQAGFAQPLSGWMGHAAPFAFETGYRPADGVARFLCGTPPVLSMVALEAGIDTLLAAEPFGGLAAIRAKSLALTRLFAQRALALCERHGLRCVTPVDDAARGSQASFKLPDGDMAYAVVQALIARGVIGDFRSPDILRFGFAPMYLRHVDAWDAAEALGEVLASREWDRAEFRTRAAVT, encoded by the coding sequence ATGACCACGACCAGCCCCTGGGCCCTTTCCGGCCTGCCCGCGTCCCGCGCCGAGTGCGAGGCGCTCGACGCAGCCGATCCGCTCGCCCCGCTGCGCGCGCGCTTCGCGCTGCCGCCCGGCACGATCTACCTCGACGGCAACTCGCTGGGGCCCCTGCCCGCCGACACCGCCGCCCGCGTGAACGACGCGATCGAGCGCCAGTGGGGCCGCGACCTGATCCGCAGCTGGAACAGCGCCGGCTGGGTCGACCTGCCGGTGCGGCTGGGCGCCAGGCTCGCGCCGCTGATCGGCGCGCAGGCCGACGAGGTGGCGGTCGCCGACTCGACCTCGGTCAACCTGTTCAAGCTGTTGTCGGCCGCGCTGCGGATGCGGGCAGGCCGCAGGCTGATCCTGTCCGAGCGCGGCAATTTCCCGACCGACCTGTACATCGCGCAGGGGCTGATCGAGCAACTCGGCGAGCGGCCGGGCGGCGGGCGCTTCCGGCTCGAGCTGGTCGAGCGCGGCGAGCTGCCGCAAGCGCTGGCGCAGGCGCGCGAGCGCCACGAAGCCGGCAAGGGCGAGCTGGCGGTGGCGATGCTCACGCAGGTCGACTACCGCACCGGCTCGATGCTCGACATGGCGCGCGTCACCGCCGGCATCCATGCCGCCGGCGGCCTGGCGCTGTGGGACCTCGCCCATTCGGCCGGCGCCTTCCCGGTGCGCCTGAACCAGGCCGGCGCCGACCTGGCGGTGGGCTGCGGCTACAAGTACCTGAACGGCGGGCCCGGCGCGCCGGCCTTCCTGTACGTGGCCAGGCGGCTGCAGGCAGGCTTCGCCCAGCCGCTGTCGGGCTGGATGGGCCACGCGGCGCCCTTCGCCTTCGAAACCGGCTACCGGCCGGCCGACGGCGTGGCGCGCTTCCTGTGCGGCACGCCGCCGGTGCTGTCGATGGTCGCCCTGGAAGCCGGCATCGACACGCTGCTGGCCGCCGAGCCCTTCGGCGGGCTCGCCGCGATCCGCGCGAAGTCGCTCGCGCTGACCCGGCTGTTCGCGCAGCGGGCGCTCGCGCTGTGCGAGCGGCACGGCCTGCGCTGCGTCACGCCGGTCGACGACGCCGCCCGCGGCAGCCAGGCGAGCTTCAAGCTGCCCGACGGCGACATGGCCTACGCGGTGGTGCAGGCGCTGATCGCGCGCGGCGTGATCGGCGACTTCCGGTCGCCCGACATCCTGCGCTTCGGCTTCGCGCCGATGTACCTGCGCCACGTCGACGCCTGGGACGCCGCCGAGGCGCTGGGCGAGGTCCTCGCGTCGCGCGAATGGGACCGCGCCGAATTCCGGACCCGCGCGGCCGTGACCTGA